One genomic window of Conger conger chromosome 9, fConCon1.1, whole genome shotgun sequence includes the following:
- the tmem268 gene encoding transmembrane protein 268 isoform X3, with the protein MAPLLYVVLWCGLYSTLHMFLGLRLASLWVLCLSTSLGSFLLTTAILLLLSHSNKQINVNIDVRLVQVNEHLLRHNLLVGVADWVRQCSGTLQLFCVHWDLTQCQISLTDALEEMSFARDETQSKLQKNMSYLSLVSKVTTFDLGEGSTGLEESDEERPLLVDSESQGCSTPASQRAETKLTKDYSLVPGRHLSVQATAQQLLLTYSATYVRLLVSEKLPRVPQRPQQSGMSHCTVAPICLCQYVQRTVLR; encoded by the exons ATGGCACcg CTGCTGTATGTGGTGCTGTGGTGTGGTCTGTACTCCACCCTGCACATGTTCCTCGGTCTGCGGCTCGCCTCCCTTTGGGTCCTGTGTCTGTCAACCTCCCTGGGGTCCTTCCTCCTCACCACcgccatcctcctcctcctcagccaCAGCAACAAGCAG ATCAATGTCAATATCGACGTGAGGCTGGTTCAGGTGAACGAGCACCTGCTCAGACACAACCTGCTGGTGGGCGTGGCAGACTGGGTGCGCCAGTGTTCCGGGACTCTCCAG ctgtTCTGTGTGCACTGGGACCTGACCCAGTGTCAGATATCTCTGACTGATGCCCTGGAAGAGATGAGCTTTGCCAGGGATGAAACACAG tccaAGCTCCAAAAAAACATGTCCTACCTCAGCCTGGTGTCAAAGGTCACGACCTTTGACCTGGGGGAGGGGTCGACGGGCCTGGAGGAGTCTGACGAGGAGAGACCCCTGCTGGTGGACAGTGAAAGCCAAGGGTGCAGTACCCCTGCCAGCCAGAGGGCGGAGACAAAGCTCACCAAGGACTACAGCCTAGTGCCAGGCCGTCATCTCTCTGTCCAG GCCACAGCACAACAACTTTTACTGACCTACAGTGCTACCTATGTGAGGCTCCTGGTATCTGAGAAGCTCCCGCGTGTACCACAGCGCCCccaacagtctgggatgtctcacTGCACCGTTGCGCCAATCTGTCTCTGTCAGTACGTACAGAGGACTGTCCTCAGATAG
- the tmem268 gene encoding transmembrane protein 268 isoform X2, translating into MEGGATPPHVDQWDTRNSETHPRPLRTQSDGSRVVQRTNGLRIMVVPSSSVLCPSFDLSLCRTLLERDGLQVPAQDFETPLHKALDSASVRRFLFFNSAFFHFLMAPLLYVVLWCGLYSTLHMFLGLRLASLWVLCLSTSLGSFLLTTAILLLLSHSNKQINVNIDVRLVQVNEHLLRHNLLVGVADWVRQCSGTLQLFCVHWDLTQCQISLTDALEEMSFARDETQSKLQKNMSYLSLVSKVTTFDLGEGSTGLEESDEERPLLVDSESQGCSTPASQRAETKLTKDYSLVPGRHLSVQVTSK; encoded by the exons ATGGAGGGTGGAGCAACTCCACCTCATGTGGACCAATGGGACACCAGAAACAGCGAGACACACCCCAGGCCACTGAGGACCCAATCAGATGGAAGCAGAGTGGTCCAGCGGACCAATG GCCTGCGCATCATGGTGGTGCCCAGCTCCTCTGTGCTCTGTCCCTCCTTCGATCTGTCGCTGTGCAGAaccctgctggagagagacggCCTACAG GTCCCAGCCCAAGATTTCGAAACCCCACTACATAAAGCGTTGGATTCTGCGTCCGTCCGAAGATTCCTTTTCTTCAATTCCGCTTTCTTCCATTTCCTAATGGCACcg CTGCTGTATGTGGTGCTGTGGTGTGGTCTGTACTCCACCCTGCACATGTTCCTCGGTCTGCGGCTCGCCTCCCTTTGGGTCCTGTGTCTGTCAACCTCCCTGGGGTCCTTCCTCCTCACCACcgccatcctcctcctcctcagccaCAGCAACAAGCAG ATCAATGTCAATATCGACGTGAGGCTGGTTCAGGTGAACGAGCACCTGCTCAGACACAACCTGCTGGTGGGCGTGGCAGACTGGGTGCGCCAGTGTTCCGGGACTCTCCAG ctgtTCTGTGTGCACTGGGACCTGACCCAGTGTCAGATATCTCTGACTGATGCCCTGGAAGAGATGAGCTTTGCCAGGGATGAAACACAG tccaAGCTCCAAAAAAACATGTCCTACCTCAGCCTGGTGTCAAAGGTCACGACCTTTGACCTGGGGGAGGGGTCGACGGGCCTGGAGGAGTCTGACGAGGAGAGACCCCTGCTGGTGGACAGTGAAAGCCAAGGGTGCAGTACCCCTGCCAGCCAGAGGGCGGAGACAAAGCTCACCAAGGACTACAGCCTAGTGCCAGGCCGTCATCTCTCTGTCCAGGTCACCTCTAAATGA
- the tmem268 gene encoding transmembrane protein 268 isoform X1, with amino-acid sequence MEGGATPPHVDQWDTRNSETHPRPLRTQSDGSRVVQRTNGLRIMVVPSSSVLCPSFDLSLCRTLLERDGLQVPAQDFETPLHKALDSASVRRFLFFNSAFFHFLMAPLLYVVLWCGLYSTLHMFLGLRLASLWVLCLSTSLGSFLLTTAILLLLSHSNKQINVNIDVRLVQVNEHLLRHNLLVGVADWVRQCSGTLQLFCVHWDLTQCQISLTDALEEMSFARDETQSKLQKNMSYLSLVSKVTTFDLGEGSTGLEESDEERPLLVDSESQGCSTPASQRAETKLTKDYSLVPGRHLSVQATAQQLLLTYSATYVRLLVSEKLPRVPQRPQQSGMSHCTVAPICLCQYVQRTVLR; translated from the exons ATGGAGGGTGGAGCAACTCCACCTCATGTGGACCAATGGGACACCAGAAACAGCGAGACACACCCCAGGCCACTGAGGACCCAATCAGATGGAAGCAGAGTGGTCCAGCGGACCAATG GCCTGCGCATCATGGTGGTGCCCAGCTCCTCTGTGCTCTGTCCCTCCTTCGATCTGTCGCTGTGCAGAaccctgctggagagagacggCCTACAG GTCCCAGCCCAAGATTTCGAAACCCCACTACATAAAGCGTTGGATTCTGCGTCCGTCCGAAGATTCCTTTTCTTCAATTCCGCTTTCTTCCATTTCCTAATGGCACcg CTGCTGTATGTGGTGCTGTGGTGTGGTCTGTACTCCACCCTGCACATGTTCCTCGGTCTGCGGCTCGCCTCCCTTTGGGTCCTGTGTCTGTCAACCTCCCTGGGGTCCTTCCTCCTCACCACcgccatcctcctcctcctcagccaCAGCAACAAGCAG ATCAATGTCAATATCGACGTGAGGCTGGTTCAGGTGAACGAGCACCTGCTCAGACACAACCTGCTGGTGGGCGTGGCAGACTGGGTGCGCCAGTGTTCCGGGACTCTCCAG ctgtTCTGTGTGCACTGGGACCTGACCCAGTGTCAGATATCTCTGACTGATGCCCTGGAAGAGATGAGCTTTGCCAGGGATGAAACACAG tccaAGCTCCAAAAAAACATGTCCTACCTCAGCCTGGTGTCAAAGGTCACGACCTTTGACCTGGGGGAGGGGTCGACGGGCCTGGAGGAGTCTGACGAGGAGAGACCCCTGCTGGTGGACAGTGAAAGCCAAGGGTGCAGTACCCCTGCCAGCCAGAGGGCGGAGACAAAGCTCACCAAGGACTACAGCCTAGTGCCAGGCCGTCATCTCTCTGTCCAG GCCACAGCACAACAACTTTTACTGACCTACAGTGCTACCTATGTGAGGCTCCTGGTATCTGAGAAGCTCCCGCGTGTACCACAGCGCCCccaacagtctgggatgtctcacTGCACCGTTGCGCCAATCTGTCTCTGTCAGTACGTACAGAGGACTGTCCTCAGATAG
- the prrt1 gene encoding proline-rich transmembrane protein 1 isoform X2, which produces MSSEKHGLEDAGRQTLPQQMGPMPPPPYLPSQDPNMPQHPPPPICGPQPNYPAPPPPPSEGYLQETQFHCGPTGAPGPPQGYTVQTQGPGGAVAHPPAGYLHPGYPLQLQPCTAYVPVYPIGASGQPYLPGGGPHPGVAPGQMVAPGQMAMQMPPGIALMEPRRPPHDYLPIAVLTTVCCFWPTGIIAIIKAVQVRTAVARGDMVSAEIASREARNFSFISLAVGIASMVLCTILTVVVIIASQHHDDDWEP; this is translated from the exons ATGTCGTCGGAAAAACACG gtttgGAAGATGCCGGAAGGCAGACCCTCCCCCAGCAGATGGGCCCGATGCCGCCGCCCCCGTACCTGCCCTCCCAGGACCCCAACATGCCCCAACACCCCCCGCCGCCCATCTGCGGCCCCCAGCCCAACTACCCCGCTCCCCCACCTCCGCCCTCCGAGGGGTACCTGCAGGAGACCCAGTTCCACTGTGGCCCCACGGGGGCCCCTGGGCCGCCCCAGGGGTACACGGTGCAGACGCAGGGCCCCGGGGGGGCTGTCGCTCACCCCCCTGCGGGGTATCTTCACCCGGGATACCCCCTCCAGCTGCAGCCCTGCACCGCCTACGTCCCTGTGTACCCCATCGGGGCATCG ggtcagCCCTACCTGCCGGGGGGTGGACCCCACCCAGGAGTTGCCCCGGGGCAGATGGTTGCCCCGGGGCAGATGGCCATGCAGATGCCCCCGGGTATTGCCCTGATGGAGCCGCGGCGACCACCACACGACTACCTGCCCATCGCTGTGCTCACCACCGTCTGCTGCTTCTGGCCCACTGGCATTATCGCCATTATCAaggctgtgcag gtgcgcACAGCGGTGGCGCGGGGGGACATGGTTTCGGCGGAGATCGCGTCTCGTGAGGCGCGGAACTTCTCCTTCATCAGCCTGGCGGTGGGCATCGCCTCCATGGTGCTGTGCACCATCCTCACCGTGGTGGTCATCATCGCCTCGCAGCACCATGACGACGACTGGGAACCCTGA
- the prrt1 gene encoding proline-rich transmembrane protein 1 isoform X1 — MSSEKHGGYQGLEDAGRQTLPQQMGPMPPPPYLPSQDPNMPQHPPPPICGPQPNYPAPPPPPSEGYLQETQFHCGPTGAPGPPQGYTVQTQGPGGAVAHPPAGYLHPGYPLQLQPCTAYVPVYPIGASGQPYLPGGGPHPGVAPGQMVAPGQMAMQMPPGIALMEPRRPPHDYLPIAVLTTVCCFWPTGIIAIIKAVQVRTAVARGDMVSAEIASREARNFSFISLAVGIASMVLCTILTVVVIIASQHHDDDWEP, encoded by the exons ATGTCGTCGGAAAAACACG GAGGTTACCAAG gtttgGAAGATGCCGGAAGGCAGACCCTCCCCCAGCAGATGGGCCCGATGCCGCCGCCCCCGTACCTGCCCTCCCAGGACCCCAACATGCCCCAACACCCCCCGCCGCCCATCTGCGGCCCCCAGCCCAACTACCCCGCTCCCCCACCTCCGCCCTCCGAGGGGTACCTGCAGGAGACCCAGTTCCACTGTGGCCCCACGGGGGCCCCTGGGCCGCCCCAGGGGTACACGGTGCAGACGCAGGGCCCCGGGGGGGCTGTCGCTCACCCCCCTGCGGGGTATCTTCACCCGGGATACCCCCTCCAGCTGCAGCCCTGCACCGCCTACGTCCCTGTGTACCCCATCGGGGCATCG ggtcagCCCTACCTGCCGGGGGGTGGACCCCACCCAGGAGTTGCCCCGGGGCAGATGGTTGCCCCGGGGCAGATGGCCATGCAGATGCCCCCGGGTATTGCCCTGATGGAGCCGCGGCGACCACCACACGACTACCTGCCCATCGCTGTGCTCACCACCGTCTGCTGCTTCTGGCCCACTGGCATTATCGCCATTATCAaggctgtgcag gtgcgcACAGCGGTGGCGCGGGGGGACATGGTTTCGGCGGAGATCGCGTCTCGTGAGGCGCGGAACTTCTCCTTCATCAGCCTGGCGGTGGGCATCGCCTCCATGGTGCTGTGCACCATCCTCACCGTGGTGGTCATCATCGCCTCGCAGCACCATGACGACGACTGGGAACCCTGA